Genomic segment of bacterium:
ACCAAAAAGGCTTACAGGTATAAGATAAAGTGTTTGAGCATAAGCCAAGGCCGAAAGCGCACGTTCTGAAATAAGCGAACCGTAAGCAGTATCGATATAAGCACTCACCTGCACTACTCCACGACCAACAAGAAGAGGGCCAAAACTTCGTATGATTTGTCTAACTGATTGATGCGCCACTGAAAGAGAAGGCTTAAACGAATGGATTAATTTAAGCACAGAGGGCATTTGTACTAAAAATTGTAGCAAGCATCCTACTACTAATCCATAAGCCGTATAAATAGCCAGTTGATCCTGAGAAGTACCGCCAAAAATAAGAAGAGCCCCAATGATAGCGGCATTCCAAAATACCGGGGCAGCATACGACAGCAAAAAACGGCGATGACTATTTAAAATCCCCAAACACCAGGCCGACAACACCAGTAAGCCTGTTCCCGGAAAAATAATACGCACTAGAGTGATAGCCAGATTGCGGGTTTCATCATGAAAACCGGGTGCAATCATATCAATAAAAACCGGTGTAAAAACTATGCTTAGCCCCACTACCAAGGCTACCATGAGTAAAAGCAGACCAAACACTGCATTGGCTACCGTCTCGGCATCCTTATCTTTTTTTTGACCAATAAGAGAGGCATACACAGGAATAAAAGAAGCCGAAAGCACACCCTCTCCAAAAAGATTTTGTAAAAAATTGGGAATACGCAGCGCTGCTTTAAACGCGGCAGCAGCAATGGAATTGCCAAAATAATGCGCAAACACACGCTCGCGAATAAGCCCTGCAAAACGGGAAAGAAAAATGCCCATTCCTACCAACAGGGCTCCTTTGGATGTTTTAGAAGAACTCATATTATTTTAAAAATTTAAGAATTTCCCGATTCACAATCTCGGGTTGATCCCGCTGCACCCAATGACCGGCATTTTCTATAATAATCAATTGGTGATGATCACACATATCCGCACTGGGTTTAGCCATCTCCACACCCAAATATGGATCATCTTTTCCCCAAATCACCAGCGACGGCATGGTAATACGCGGGCTAGGTAATTTTTTAGGCGGGCATTGCACCGCCGCCCTATACCAACGTAAAATACTTTCAATAGCACCCGGCTCACTCCAAGTGGCAATGTACTCATCCAAATTAAGGTTTTTAAAAGCCGCATCCGACATCCCTACCTTAAGCCCTTTTCTTAAAGTTAAGAAATTTTTCGATTTAAGATAAAGCTCCGGCAAAAAAGGAAGCTGAAAAAAGAAAATATACCAGCTGCGACGTAATTGCTTGAGATTGGTCTGTAAAAACTTTTTCATCACACTGTGATGTGACATATTCAGCACAATAAATTTTGAAATTTTCTCGGGATATTTATTGGCTAAAAACCATCCTACCGCCCCACCCCAATCGTGACAAATAACAGCAGCCTTACCACCATAATGATCAATTAAAGCGGCCATATCATCGGCTAAAACATCCAAACAATAATCTTTAATTCTTTTAGGCTTATCACTTAAATTATAGCCACGCTGATCTGGCATAATGAGACGATAACCAGCGTCAATAAGAGGTTTTATTTGCAAATCCCAACATTTCCAATATTCGGGGAAACCATGAAGCAATAAAACAAGAGGTCCATCTTTTGGCCCCGCTTCTACCACATGAAGTTTTATCCCGCTTACGTTTATAAAATTATTTTTAATCATGCTGCCAACACCTCAAAAATTTTATTTTTAGACGCCTGGCCTTTTAAAAGAACAATCTTGGATGGCGCGATATTAAAATACCGAGATAATATTTTAATGATAGCCTCATTGGCTCGTCCCTCAACAGGAGGAGCATTTACCGAAACCTTGTACTGGGTATCCGATAGCTTTTCCACTTTTTCATGACGAGCATTGGTCTTTACGGCGACAGCTATTTTCATTTAAACCTTAATTTTTTTTAGCCTTAAAGCATTACCGATAACCGATACCGAACTTAAACTCATAGCTAATGCCGCCGTCATTGGCCATAACACCATGCCTGAGATCGGATAAAAAATACCAGCCGCAACAGGAATACCAATGGCATTGTAGATAAAGGCAAAAAAGAGATTTTGCTTTATGTTCTTAACTACAGTTCGTGATAACAAAATAGCCTTGGTAATATGTTCTAAATCGCCTTTTACAAGCGTTACACCGGCAGCCTCAATAGCCAAATCACTTCCGTTACCCATCGCAATACCAATATTGGCCTGTGTTAAACCCGGCGCATCGTTAATACCGTCTCCCGCCATAGCAACGATTGTTCCAGCTTCCTGCAATTTTTTGATGAATGCCAGTTTATCCTGAGGCATAAGGCCCGCTTCAAAAGGGATATTCAAACTATCCGCCACACGTTTTGCGGCCATGGGTTGATCACCCGTTAACATTGTTACCGGGATCTTTAAATCGGACAATAGTTTTAACGCACGAGGAGTTGATTCTTTAACCGGATCCACCGCTCCAAAAATTGCCACTAGCTTTTGACAAAAAGCTAACAAAAGAAGTGTTTTCCCTTCTTTTTTAAGCCTCTCAATATGCTGCGCAAACTCTTTTTTTGGAATATTGTTTTCATCAATTAGTTTTTCATTTCCAAATAAAACTTCCTGATGGTTGAGCATGGCTTTTAAACCACGCCCCGGAATATTGGCTACATCGGTAAGCAACAGCACTTCACTGAGGGGGTCGGCTAATTGTTTAAATGCATGAGCTAAGGGATGCCGACTATTTTGCTCTAAGGCCAAGGCAAGACTAACAGCCCTTTTGCGCCCAAAATCGGGTGATACCAAAATATCATCAATAACAGGTTTTCCCTCCGTTAATGTTCCTGTTTTATCGACAACAATATGTTGGGTATCACCCAAACGCTCCAGTGTTTCGGCATTTTTAAATAAAATACCTAAACCTGCAGCCCTTCCCATTCCAACTACTATGGAGACGGGCGTAGCCAAACCAAAAGCGCAGGGACAAGCAATTAAAAGAACCGACACGGCATTAATAAGTCCATAAACATAACCGGGAGCTGGTCCCCATAGTGCCCATACTAAAATGGTTATAAACGAAACTAAAAAAACAATGGGCACAAAATATTTCGCCAACATATCTGCTCTATTTTGGAGCGGCGCTCGGCTCATGCTTGCTTTTTGAACAGCCTGTACAATTTGTGAAAGCATACTGTCAGTGCCCACTTTGGTTGCGCGAATTTCCAGAATTTTAGAAAGATTAATAGTACCACCTAAGACGGCATCGCCAGGCACTTTATCAATAGGAAAACTTTCGCCCGTCATCATTGATTCATCTACCGTACTTTCACCGCTTAATACATCTCCATCCACAGGGATACGGGCACCCTCTAATACTTTAAGCCTATCACCCTCTTTAACTTGTTCGAGTGCAATCTCTTTTGCTTCGCCATTAACAATAAGCAAGGCTGTTTTAGGAGCCAGACTCAGCAAACCAGAAATGGCCTTGGATGTTTTTTCGCGCGCACGCAGCTCCAAAACCTGCCCCAACAATACCAGTGTTATAATTGTTGCTGCAGCCTCAAAATAAGTACCAACGGTGCCATGATGCGTTCGATAAATAACGGGAAAGAACTCAGGGTAGAAAACAGCAGCTAAACTGTACAAAAGAGAGGCCAACACCCCCATACCAATAAGCGTAAACATATTTGCCGATTGATGCTTAATAGATAAAATCGCCCTTTCATAAAAAGGCCATGCTCCCCAAGTTAAAATAGGCAAAGCTAAAATAAGTTCGGCTATATGAGATTGAAAAACAGTTAACGGTATAATCTTACGCAGCCCCATCATAGGAAGCATCGCCAGTAAAAAAAGAGGAATATTAAAAGCAAGACTCACCCAAAAGCGTTTTTGCATGCTTTTAAGTTCAATATTTTCCGCATCAATGCCTCCCACTAATTCCAACGCCATGCCACATTTGGGACAAATACCGGGTTTATCTTGCTTAATCTCCAAATGCATGGGGCAAGTATAATAAGTTTTTTCTCCTGGCTTAATAGAAGGCAAAGCGGAAGTGGGACAACAATCAAAATTTAATTTAGGCTTATTTAAATGATGTTCGGGGTCTTGTTCAAAGGTGTTTTTACAACCATCGCAACAAAAATAATAGGTCTGATTATTGTAAAAAATTTTATCAGGGACTTGCGTAGTAACAGTCATCCCACAAACGGGGTCGGTTACATGTTGGGAAGCTGCCACATCCATGGCCACTTCTTATTTTTGTTTGAAGTAAATATCAAGAAAAACCCCCTCTTTTTTGAAAAAAGAGGGGGTGTTAAAACGAATTACTTGGCCTTTTTATGATGGGCACCACCCTTTTTAGTGAACCCTGTATGCTCTTGCTTAATTTCTTCATATTTTTTTTCTTGTTCGGCATTAAGCAATTCTTTCAGATCTTTATCTAAATCGGCTTTTAAGGCCTGCTTCTTTTTATTTGTTTCTTCTCTCAAAGCTCTAAATTGATCTCCATGCTCTTTGAGAATTTTTTCAAATTTTATTTTTTGTTCGTTGGTTAACCCCAGCTCCTTAGCCATTTTATCGGTTCGCTCTTTAACTCGCTCATCATGTTTTTCTTGCCATTCTGCATCACTATTGTACCGCGAATGACGAGCCCAAACAGGCGATACAGAACCAACCATCAAAAACAAAAGAGTTAATGTTACA
This window contains:
- the murJ gene encoding murein biosynthesis integral membrane protein MurJ; translated protein: MLVGMGIFLSRFAGLIRERVFAHYFGNSIAAAAFKAALRIPNFLQNLFGEGVLSASFIPVYASLIGQKKDKDAETVANAVFGLLLLMVALVVGLSIVFTPVFIDMIAPGFHDETRNLAITLVRIIFPGTGLLVLSAWCLGILNSHRRFLLSYAAPVFWNAAIIGALLIFGGTSQDQLAIYTAYGLVVGCLLQFLVQMPSVLKLIHSFKPSLSVAHQSVRQIIRSFGPLLVGRGVVQVSAYIDTAYGSLISERALSALAYAQTLYLIPVSLFGMAISAAELPAMSQASGTPEEVAQILRARINDGLRNIAFFVIPSVVAFLVLGDVVSGALFQTGRFTPEDTRYLWYLLMGATVGLLATTMGRLYSSTFYALKDTKTPLYFAMVRVALTAISAYWCAVKLPGVLGLPQEMGGVGITATTGFSAWIEFLLLRSTLSRRIGKTGVPRSSLIKLWGSALGTGAIGLVIKYALALHYGFVLTSQWGGKFLAMPFLSPVITALAVLVPFSLLYLGFGIFFNIPEALVIKRKILKR
- a CDS encoding alpha/beta hydrolase; the protein is MIKNNFINVSGIKLHVVEAGPKDGPLVLLLHGFPEYWKCWDLQIKPLIDAGYRLIMPDQRGYNLSDKPKRIKDYCLDVLADDMAALIDHYGGKAAVICHDWGGAVGWFLANKYPEKISKFIVLNMSHHSVMKKFLQTNLKQLRRSWYIFFFQLPFLPELYLKSKNFLTLRKGLKVGMSDAAFKNLNLDEYIATWSEPGAIESILRWYRAAVQCPPKKLPSPRITMPSLVIWGKDDPYLGVEMAKPSADMCDHHQLIIIENAGHWVQRDQPEIVNREILKFLK
- a CDS encoding DUF167 domain-containing protein → MKIAVAVKTNARHEKVEKLSDTQYKVSVNAPPVEGRANEAIIKILSRYFNIAPSKIVLLKGQASKNKIFEVLAA
- a CDS encoding heavy metal translocating P-type ATPase, which gives rise to MDVAASQHVTDPVCGMTVTTQVPDKIFYNNQTYYFCCDGCKNTFEQDPEHHLNKPKLNFDCCPTSALPSIKPGEKTYYTCPMHLEIKQDKPGICPKCGMALELVGGIDAENIELKSMQKRFWVSLAFNIPLFLLAMLPMMGLRKIIPLTVFQSHIAELILALPILTWGAWPFYERAILSIKHQSANMFTLIGMGVLASLLYSLAAVFYPEFFPVIYRTHHGTVGTYFEAAATIITLVLLGQVLELRAREKTSKAISGLLSLAPKTALLIVNGEAKEIALEQVKEGDRLKVLEGARIPVDGDVLSGESTVDESMMTGESFPIDKVPGDAVLGGTINLSKILEIRATKVGTDSMLSQIVQAVQKASMSRAPLQNRADMLAKYFVPIVFLVSFITILVWALWGPAPGYVYGLINAVSVLLIACPCAFGLATPVSIVVGMGRAAGLGILFKNAETLERLGDTQHIVVDKTGTLTEGKPVIDDILVSPDFGRKRAVSLALALEQNSRHPLAHAFKQLADPLSEVLLLTDVANIPGRGLKAMLNHQEVLFGNEKLIDENNIPKKEFAQHIERLKKEGKTLLLLAFCQKLVAIFGAVDPVKESTPRALKLLSDLKIPVTMLTGDQPMAAKRVADSLNIPFEAGLMPQDKLAFIKKLQEAGTIVAMAGDGINDAPGLTQANIGIAMGNGSDLAIEAAGVTLVKGDLEHITKAILLSRTVVKNIKQNLFFAFIYNAIGIPVAAGIFYPISGMVLWPMTAALAMSLSSVSVIGNALRLKKIKV